A single Micromonospora luteifusca DNA region contains:
- a CDS encoding glycoside hydrolase family 3 N-terminal domain-containing protein, with translation MTTVEPATQPSYVDATVPVEVRVSDLLARMTREEKLAQLGSTWAFAVLEGGRFSAERARPILGHGLGHVTRVAGATNLKAAQVAQAANAIQRFLVTETRLGIPAIVHEEVCSGVMAREATIFPQAIGVASTWAPELNGQLADAVRAQMRAMGSHQGLSPVLDVVRDPRWGRTEETYGEDPYLVARMGVAFVRGLQGDDLTDGVIATAKHFVGYGASEGGLNWAPAHLPPRLLREVYLYPFEAAVREGGLQSVMAGYHELDGIPCHANQELLDGILRRQWGFAGSVVSDYFAVNDLHSYHHFAQDKQQAAALGLTAGVDVELPATDAYAGALTHALDAGEVSDARLDEAVSRVLRHKFELGLFEDPYVDEGAVGTAANAERHRDVALEIARRSLVLLKNDGVLPLLSDAGTVALIGPNADDARHLLGDYSFAAHIEALIEARERRGLLGEMMTIPDDLEIDESTDGVPTVRDELLARLGDRLRYVSGCDVVDPSTDGFGEAVAAAAAADIAVLVLGDRSGLTPRATTGESRDRSSLDLPGVQEELVRAVVATGTPVVAVLVAGRPVGSDFLHEQCAAVLMAWLPGETGAQAVAEVLLGEVNPSGRLPISYPRSVGQIPVFYGHKVSGGRSHWHGDYVDSPVTPRYCFGHGLGYAPFEIDGATVDRAEVRAGDSVGVEVTITNTGNRAGEEVVQLYVRDPQATVTRPVLELKGFARVSAAAGQRVAVRFDLPTAQLGFYDRNMDYTVEPGQIEVYVGFSSDDRILAGSFVISADAGGAATPKVYTGTAEVRDLSGGALRSGPG, from the coding sequence ATGACCACTGTGGAGCCAGCGACTCAGCCGAGCTACGTCGACGCGACCGTGCCCGTCGAGGTGCGGGTGTCGGACCTGTTGGCACGCATGACCCGGGAGGAGAAGCTCGCGCAACTGGGCAGCACCTGGGCGTTCGCGGTGCTGGAGGGCGGGCGGTTCTCCGCCGAACGGGCCCGGCCGATCCTCGGACACGGCCTGGGGCACGTGACCCGCGTCGCCGGAGCCACCAACCTGAAGGCGGCGCAGGTGGCCCAGGCCGCCAACGCGATCCAGCGGTTCCTGGTGACCGAGACCCGGCTGGGGATTCCGGCGATCGTGCACGAGGAGGTGTGCTCGGGAGTGATGGCGCGGGAGGCGACCATCTTCCCGCAGGCGATCGGGGTCGCGAGCACCTGGGCGCCGGAGCTCAACGGTCAGTTGGCCGACGCCGTTCGCGCACAGATGCGCGCCATGGGGAGTCACCAGGGGCTTTCGCCGGTGCTCGACGTCGTGCGTGACCCGCGGTGGGGTCGGACGGAGGAGACCTACGGCGAGGACCCGTACCTGGTGGCCCGGATGGGGGTGGCCTTCGTCAGGGGCCTTCAGGGCGACGACCTGACGGACGGCGTCATCGCCACGGCCAAGCATTTCGTCGGCTACGGAGCATCCGAGGGTGGGCTGAACTGGGCACCGGCCCACCTGCCGCCGCGGCTGTTGCGCGAGGTGTACCTGTATCCGTTCGAGGCGGCGGTCCGCGAAGGCGGGCTGCAGTCGGTGATGGCCGGCTACCACGAACTCGACGGCATCCCGTGCCACGCCAACCAGGAGCTCCTCGACGGCATCCTCCGTCGGCAGTGGGGCTTTGCGGGAAGCGTGGTCTCGGACTACTTCGCCGTCAACGACCTCCACTCCTACCACCACTTCGCGCAGGACAAACAGCAGGCGGCGGCTCTGGGACTCACCGCGGGTGTCGACGTCGAACTGCCGGCGACGGACGCGTACGCGGGCGCCCTCACGCACGCCCTGGACGCCGGCGAGGTCAGCGATGCTCGGCTCGACGAGGCGGTCTCCCGGGTCCTCCGGCACAAGTTCGAACTCGGGCTGTTCGAGGATCCGTACGTCGACGAGGGTGCGGTCGGGACGGCGGCGAATGCGGAGCGGCACCGGGACGTGGCGCTCGAGATCGCTCGCCGGAGCCTCGTCCTGCTCAAGAACGACGGCGTGCTGCCGCTGCTCTCGGATGCTGGAACGGTGGCTCTCATCGGGCCCAACGCCGACGATGCCCGACACCTGCTCGGTGACTATTCGTTCGCGGCCCACATCGAGGCGTTGATCGAGGCGCGCGAGCGGCGGGGCCTGCTCGGCGAGATGATGACGATCCCGGATGATCTGGAGATCGACGAGAGTACCGACGGTGTGCCCACGGTGCGCGACGAGCTCCTGGCCCGGCTGGGCGACCGGCTGCGCTACGTGTCGGGATGCGATGTGGTCGATCCGTCGACCGATGGGTTCGGCGAGGCAGTCGCGGCTGCCGCGGCAGCCGACATCGCGGTGCTGGTCCTGGGGGACCGCTCGGGGCTGACGCCCAGGGCGACCACCGGTGAGTCGCGGGACCGGTCGAGTCTGGACCTTCCGGGTGTGCAGGAAGAGCTGGTGCGCGCCGTCGTCGCCACCGGCACCCCCGTCGTGGCGGTGCTCGTCGCAGGTCGACCGGTCGGCAGTGACTTCCTGCACGAGCAGTGCGCCGCGGTGCTGATGGCCTGGTTGCCCGGGGAGACCGGGGCGCAGGCGGTCGCCGAGGTTCTCCTCGGCGAGGTGAACCCGAGCGGAAGGCTGCCGATCTCGTATCCCCGCAGCGTGGGCCAGATACCTGTCTTCTACGGCCACAAGGTGTCCGGCGGGCGGTCGCACTGGCACGGCGACTACGTGGATTCGCCGGTCACGCCTCGATACTGCTTCGGCCACGGTCTCGGTTACGCGCCCTTTGAGATCGACGGTGCCACGGTGGACCGCGCGGAGGTCCGTGCCGGAGACAGCGTCGGTGTCGAGGTCACGATCACCAACACCGGAAACCGGGCGGGTGAGGAGGTCGTCCAACTTTACGTCCGCGACCCGCAGGCAACGGTCACCCGACCGGTGCTTGAGCTGAAGGGCTTCGCCCGTGTCTCGGCCGCCGCCGGCCAGCGGGTGGCCGTACGGTTCGACCTGCCCACGGCCCAGCTCGGTTTCTACGACCGCAACATGGACTACACCGTCGAACCCGGACAGATCGAGGTGTACGTGGGCTTCTCGTCCGACGATCGCATCCTCGCTGGCAGCTTTGTCATTAGTGCGGACGCGGGCGGAGCGGCGACACCGAAGGTCTACACCGGTACTGCCGAGGTCCGGGATCTGTCCGGCGGGGCGCTGCGGTCTGGCCCTGGCTGA